AGTATCTGCATACAATTACCAAATACTTTTGTCTATATACTCTCAGTCATGATTGAAGGTCACCATCGCCATTCATTCTAATCATAGAATATATGAAATTCTGTcatttacaactaaaacaGCTGTACTACATGGTGCACCTTCCACAACAGCTACTAGGGTAAAGCTGCTTCATGTATTGACATATGCATATATTTGTTGAAAAAAACTTCTAAACTTCAATTGTTATAAACCTGGAGTCGGACTGTAATCAAAATTGCCTGGAAGGCTTTAAAATAGGACTGATTTATGGTTTCCCTCTATTTGGCTGGAAGAATTTAAATCACGTGGCTAAATTGTTTTACATTATTTAAATCTATTAATTTCCTGCAGTATTAGACCTTATCACATGTGCATGTAAATGGGAAAATGTTGATGACCATTATAGGTCAGCTTAATTGAATCTGATTAGCTGACTACAAATTGTAATGACTGAATTCAAATGACCACGTTGTTTTACAATTGGTCCTGAAGTTATAAATTTGTCTCCAAATTGGGAGTGTAtgtatgcttgtgtgtgtatgtgtgtgtgtgtgtgtgtgtgtgtgtgtgtgtgtgtgtgtgtgtgtgagagagagagagagagagagagagagagagtgagtgtgtgtgtgtctgtgtgcgtgtatgtgtttgtgctgTAGCTCATTGGGTTAGAGAGTGTATTTTGAGAATGAAAACAcctgggaccttgcagggttgcaggttcaagtcacagtaatggcgagctatagcataatttcGTTAAgcagaaacttacacacaattgcttctctcgaatCATTAGTATAAAttagtacctggtcattgactggggtggacatgaccgctggcttggtaGTAAcgtcatgcagcagacgggtacttgtgggccttggtgtccagtcccagaactgcgccattgtcagtgcccctggatgactccggccgAGCTCCAGGCGGATTGTAGCGCTAGCCCTGTCATGACTTTTGCACAGAAGTCAAGAACTGTTAATGTGCCAGAAGTCAGGAACTGTTGTTCTAAATTTagcttgcacgtgcacactacAGATTGACAGTTTTGACAAGTACATGTGATTTGCATGCAAGTGCACACCACCTAGTTAAGACAATTCGTGTTAGTAGTTAGCAGTTGAGTCATTACATTTCGTTCAGGTCTACCTATCTATATTGCAGTAATTTCGAGACTGTTAGACACTTAGCTGTCGAGTCATCAGTTCTGTTTCTCTCAGAGAATTAATAGATTCACCTTTTCGTTTGTGATATTTGCGGACAAAAAGATTGGCGCTGCGTACAGGGTTTCAGGAAGTGTCTGGACCATTACGACAGTTGATCGGGCCAACAAAGGCAAGACTTCTGCGATACTTCGATGAGGTAAATACGATCTTTGAGAGAAACGTTGAGGACGGAGAGGATACAGAAGACATTGACATAAGAGTTTCACAATTGGTACACCTTTCAAGTCGAATTCAGAAAGGATGCAGATTATTGGAGAGACGTAATAATGATTGGGCTAATATTTTGAAGGATCTACAGGACGATGACCGGACTGCAGAAGAACAGATATACGCTTCTGTGGCTGAAGGCGAAACTGGCTTCATTGCTGTTTTACTTGATTGTTACGATATGGAAGTCAAGATTGAAACCCAACTTTCTCGACTCGATAGCTTGAAGAAACAGCATATAGCAAAGGTGGAGCTGGAGCCGGCACCTAGACTAGGTGAGAAAGATCCAAATTTTGTGCAAGTAGAAGCAATTCAAGCGATCAGAGAAGCCATTGAAGCAATGGCCCACGACCAAAGACGTGAGAGGCCAAATCTGTTACTTTACCGGAACTCCAACTACCGACATTTGATGGAGATGTTCTCCATTGGCAGGAATTCTGGGACATGTTTCAATCATCGGTTAACACGCAAGAGCTTCTATTTGTCACTAAGTCACTAAATTTCGCGAGTCTCTATAGGGTCTATACTTCCGGCTTAAGGCCGAGTTATGCGATTGATTAATTATGTTCTAGCCTAGTCTTCTGCATatcgtataagatgaaatattggcggggaatTTTTGACGGATTGGTGGATTTGTAGcaaccgccaatataaaatctgccaTCATTGATCATTATATTTGGCTACTGACTCATATGTTGACATCATCATGCACCCACGTGGATTAAGCATCATTGTGATGTGGCGGTACATCACACGGATAAGGTCACAAGATGCCATGGTAACTTCTGCCTGCTTTTTGTTGTGCATACCCTGTCAAACTGGgaggttaattaaacatgaaaATGAGGCTGTAGTGGATGGGGATATCATACCTAATAATTAGGGTACATATCAATCATccaacaacgatgtccaaccatgccgccaaaataaaatcagCCAATATGCTTTCACCGTCAATTTTTAGCAAACCGACAAAATAAatcccgccaatgtttcatcttacgGTATGTATCAGGTATTCGAGGTTGTCAAGTTGCTAGCGCGCATGTTTAATTGTAATGTTGGCATCGCAAGTTTAAATTAATATGTAGAAAATTTAGTTTCTAGCTGGCAGGCGATTTGGTTGGAGTGGTCTGTAACGCTTTTGTAAAGGAATGTCAAGCAATTTTACAGGGATGAGGTTGCCATGGTGATGGTGCGGATTGTGGCACCAGGCTTCACCTGACCTGGCCAGGAAGTCCTAAATACACTTGGCACTCATGACTAACTTATAGTCTAAGGGCTACCAATAAACAGATAACGCGCTGTATAGAGCATTTTCTAATCATTGATGGCCACTGTCTCTAGAGCAGTTTGCTTAACTTGGCCAATTTTTCGAGTTTGGACTTGGTTAACTTGCTGATATCACGTTAGTAGTAACCAGTTAGCACTGGAGACTGCTTTGGGCAACCTTTTGGCGCCAGTCATAGATAAGGACGACAACACTGGCAAAGCAAATTTGGTGTATTACAGAATTACTCCTAGACAACACTAAATACTGTATGATAGCGCGCTAAACGCGGACTGGAACTTGCGGCAACAAACATGTGATAGTGAAATTGTAGACGATAATAAATGTAACCCATTTGAAAGTGATATTCTGTTATACCTCTGAGGTTAGCGATTCTAAAAGCTAGTCTTGCATTATGTTAGCTCATCATTACAATTTATCACGTGTTTCTTTTCACGCATTTACAGATTTTATCTGCATGTTCCGGCTCAAAGGTTACCCTACCGGTTTTTTTCCTGTAGGTTATACGCATTTACATTTCCGGTTCAAAGGTTTCCCTACCGGTTGTCTCTATTTTACACCTTTTGCAACCCACTGCGGTTAGAACTGGGTGCCTAGTCGTTCATGTGCAGTCATTGTGAGTATGCATTACAATTTATCACGTGTTTCTTTTCACGCATTTACAGATTTTATCTGCATTTTCCAGCTCAAAGGTTACCCTACGGGTTTTTTACTGTTGGTTATATGCAGTTACATTTCCGGTTCAAAGGTTTCCCTACCGGTTGTCTCTATTTTACACCTTTGCAACCCACTGCGGTTTAAACTGTGTGCCTAGTCGTTCAAGTGCAGTCATTGCAAGTATGTCAAAGAGATCAGGAGGTGGTGGCCGGAGCGTGCAAGTAAGCGGCTACACACGATCAAATGGCATCTACGTTCAAGGTTATACACGCTCTGCGCCGAGCTCCAGTGGAAGCAGAGCGTCTtctgcaagttcaagtcaatCTAGCTTTGGTGGGGTTTACGTGAGCGGTTACACACGATCAGATGGCACGCATGTTGGAAGCTACACACGTTCTGCACCAAGTGCTAATGTAAGCAGAGCGTCTTCTGCACAGTcaagtcagtctgtctctggTGTGGTCCAAGTGAGCGGTTACACTCGGTCAGACGGTACCAACGTGGAGGGATACACACGATCTTTACCGAGCTCCAGCGCTTCGTCCACTGTCAGCAACTCTGGTACTGTTCATGTAAGCGGTTACACTCGATCAGATGGAACATACGTGCAACCCTACACAAGGTCTTCTCCTGCTAGTGGATCTGCCACCAGCAGAGAGGCGTTGGATCTTGTCCAAGTGAAAGAGTACACCAGAAGTGATGGCGTAATAGTGAAagaacacacaagacagaaacCACAGACCCCACAAAAGGACAGCAGTGCATCTTCTAAAAGTATTGGTGATGCAACAGGAAGCAGTGCAACTTCACAGCCATCAAAAGAACGAACATACGTTGACAATCCTATGAACAGAAGGCTGGGAAGAGTTGGTAAAGTGATACCTAAACGAAACATTGTACGTCGAGATATTAGGGACAACAACACGATCCAGGATGTTATCGACATCTTGAAAAACATGGCAATTGATAATGAAAGGCGATGTGACTACCAGTCAGCTCTTTATGACCTCCAAAGAAGTGAATTGGAAAATCAGTTCAAATCATCTGGTAAAGAACCAGTCACCGAACATGAAAAGCTGAGAGAATTTACTGCCAGCTCTGGGATGAAGCTAGCTATTATTCCCTTTAAAGAACTGGAACTCCAAGGTGAAGCTATTGGGAAAGGATCATATGGAGAAGTATATGCAGCAACTTTTAAAGGAACTGTTGTCGCTTTCAAGCAGCTCTTGTATCAACACATGTCGACAAAGCGGCGTGACAAATTTGTAAATGAGATCTCAATTCTTTCAAGTCTAGATCATTCCAATACTGTCAAACTGTTTGGAGCAGTGGTTGACCAGGATCACCTTGGCATTGTCATGGAGTACCTTCCTCGTAGTTTGTTTCATGCCATCTTTATTGATCCCACAGAATTCGAAGAAGCAACAAAGAAAAAGCAAGTGTTACAAGTAGCCGATGCTCTGGTGTATCTCCACACTAATCAAATAGTACACTGTGATGTGAAGAGTGAGAACGTCCTTTTGGATAAGAACGACAATGCCAAATTGGGTGATTTTGGTCTCAGTGCTGTGAAGTCTGCAACGCAGTCATCTCAATCCGGTCTGCCAGATCATCGCGGTCAAGGTACTCCACGATATTCTGCACCTGAAGTTCTGCGAGGAGAACTCCTTAATTTTGAAAAGTTGCGTCTCACTGATGTCTACTCGCTTGGTATTGTTGCATTTGAAGTGTTGGCCGAGGAAGAGCCTTTTGAAGGTCTGAGTGTGAAGCAGTTGGAAAAAAATGTTGGTCAAGGTACAGTACGTCCTAGCATTCCTTCTTGTGTGTCACAAGCTGTTCAGCACTTGCTGCAAAGTTGTTGGAGTGCCGTGGCTAATGATCGTCCTTCTAGCGAAGAATTCAGAAATGTTTGGGAATCTTCagacttgtactgtacgtcgAGTGAAACACATGGATGTCTTGAGTTTTGTGTTAGCAAGTAAAAGTAACTGTCGACTGAATCTGCTGTCTTTAGACGGAGATATTTCTCTAATATCATATGCTTTGTGTTTTAGCTGAAATCTGTATTTTAACATTGCGCATAGCATCAATTTGACTGTAGCATCAAATTGGGATGCACATTTGTATGACTGTTCTCTTGGAGTTAGAATTAAAGAGCTGCTTGGATTTGATTTAATATTGTGAGTTTACAAACATTTCCGTATTTAGAAAGGTCATATTCAAACATTGGAACAGCTGCAGTGGACATGTAGACTCGTGCAAAGCGCTCACCGGATATCAAAGGCAGATTGGTCGCGCAAGGTCTACGAATGTTACTTAGATTATAGTTGGGGGTGTTATCCAGATAAATGGCAGATGGATGATGGGCTTGACGGGAATTAGCCAAGGCGAAACGGAAGCTGATATCGAGTGTGTATGAAGTCCAGCTGTTGGAAAGTGGTTAAGAGAATTCGCCCCGAATTAGGTAAGAAATGCAACGTAGTGAGACAGTAGTCTAACAGAATAGACAGAATCAGGTCCGACTTCGGTGCGAAGCAGGATTTCGCTTCTGTGCGAAGTATAATACAGTACAAAACAGTACTTTGCATGTCAATTCGGTGCGAATACTTGTACGTATAAATAACAGATGATGTGAATACGATGTGAAGCATGACTTTTGTGCTAGACGTCCTGAATATTTACGAATACTAATCAAATGAACAAGCTACCTGAATGGTTGTATCCTTGCCGCGTCTAATTAGCAATTATCTCTGTAGATATCTTCTCGACGCCACCTACCTCAGTCGTTCGCTTATGAGCCCTTTTACGCTAATACAGTATTTATAGTCCGGTTTAAAACTGAGTTATTGCTTTTCTAAACAACGCTGCTTCTCACTCCATGCCCTATGTTGTCTCGCTGTCCCAGAATGCAGCGTTAAGTTGGAAAATGAAGCTACTGCTTTTAATTGTTAACTATTATGTACTTGATTCTCTAATCACATTCTATAAAGTTAAGGCAACATGACACATAGTAATCAAAACCAATTTGAGAAGGTATAGTCAAAAACACAACCTTCTCTACAGTATCCAAAGCATCAACTGCAGCTACACTATCGGCTATATCAACTCTAAATATGTGAGATATGATGTCAGAAACAACATATCTGTCCAAGATATTCCTGTCACAATATTCTGTTATCTGGTTTTCTGTCAGTATCAGTTCTTTCACTATGGCAATTGCTACTCCttcaaatacaataaataaatgactCCACAAGTGCAAATGTGATGTCATTTGATTTTAGTTTAACAGCATAGGAAACACGATTTTGACTCTTCGACATTGTTTTGAAAAAACGGTGCGGCCATTTATAATCATCTTCCCAACAATCGAGACCTAAAAACAGCAGCAGATCTCATAGTGTGAATAGGCTGTAAGAACAATGGTAAGTGTCATATACTTTTGTGTGTTGCAATATGGGAGGAAGTGCTCTATCCAAACAGAACTTTTTCACCGATTCTAAAACAACATCATTTAAGTAGGTGGTCACTACAGACCCAAGAGCAGCGCATCCACATATTGTTTCTCGAATCCTacaaaacattgaaaacattAAAATATGCACAGCAATTTTGTTAAGTATGGCTATTACGGGATGTGAACACACTCACAATACTAAACAACTATTCAAACTATAGTCTATCGAAATCATCAATTATAATATTTCAGTAATACAGATAATAAACATAACACTGCCAAGACTGTCTATTACCATGGTCATGACCAACATGCACACTATCATTTATGTCATAGCAACTTGATCAAACATTTTTATATCACATCAAAGTGTTACATCCTCCAGCAAAGTCCCTCCGCATGGTAGAAGAAAGCTGATGGATCATAATTAAAGAATGAGAGTACTGAAGTCctgtagcttaattaataataatataatactGAGGATGACTATACAACTCGGTACAAAATATTGTATTCATTGCGATCTCACCTTTGTTTATCTGTAGTTACTAAGTACGTATCAAACGTTGCCAAAGTTGACTCACTCTAACCGAGCAGGTTTCAGCTGGTGTAACAGAGCCACCTTGTATTCCCAGCATTGAAAGACCAAGCAAATCTCCCATTGCATTTCATATCTATATAACAATGACACAACCCTCCAAAGTGACAAATGCACAACTGTAGATTTCTGTTACATGATTTATGACATCTCGTGTGCCATGGATATGATGTCTGAGCTGGCCATTCATCGATTCAAACCAAAAGCAGATGTATGCCCGCAACATACCCCATCTCCTGACTACATCAGTCAAGTGTTTTATAAGATGAATATTCATTGAGCAATTTTCAATTCCTATGAATTAAAAAACTAGTTTTCGCCATTGCAATAAACCTACCTAAAATATGTTAAACGTACCATAGAGTGTCTCATACACACTGTAGAAGTCATTCAGTTGGCAAGAAAATTGTTCGCgctgtctttctgttgctGACAAACAGTTAAGAGTTACCAATGATGCGACAAAAATTGAGTAGTGTACAATGTAGATGGGAGGAAGAATGTCACGAAGTACAGGAATGGAGTAATGAAACAACCAGGCTCGAACTTCAT
This window of the Corticium candelabrum chromosome 17, ooCorCand1.1, whole genome shotgun sequence genome carries:
- the LOC134193316 gene encoding uncharacterized protein LOC134193316 gives rise to the protein MSKRSGGGGRSVQVSGYTRSNGIYVQGYTRSAPSSSGSRASSASSSQSSFGGVYVSGYTRSDGTHVGSYTRSAPSANVSRASSAQSSQSVSGVVQVSGYTRSDGTNVEGYTRSLPSSSASSTVSNSGTVHVSGYTRSDGTYVQPYTRSSPASGSATSREALDLVQVKEYTRSDGVIVKEHTRQKPQTPQKDSSASSKSIGDATGSSATSQPSKERTYVDNPMNRRLGRVGKVIPKRNIVRRDIRDNNTIQDVIDILKNMAIDNERRCDYQSALYDLQRSELENQFKSSGKEPVTEHEKLREFTASSGMKLAIIPFKELELQGEAIGKGSYGEVYAATFKGTVVAFKQLLYQHMSTKRRDKFVNEISILSSLDHSNTVKLFGAVVDQDHLGIVMEYLPRSLFHAIFIDPTEFEEATKKKQVLQVADALVYLHTNQIVHCDVKSENVLLDKNDNAKLGDFGLSAVKSATQSSQSGLPDHRGQGTPRYSAPEVLRGELLNFEKLRLTDVYSLGIVAFEVLAEEEPFEGLSVKQLEKNVGQGTVRPSIPSCVSQAVQHLLQSCWSAVANDRPSSEEFRNVWESSDLYCTSSETHGCLEFCVSK